GAGGACATTGTCCAGAAGCTAAACGAAATAAAAAAGTTAATCGAAAGCGGAAGTCTGAAAGAAGCAGAGTTCTCCAGTCTGGCTTTTGAACAGGGCTCATTCAAGGCAGTCGCTTTTGCTGGTCATCTTTACCAGCCGCTCATCTACGCTGGCGACAATCTCATCGAGGTCAAGCCCGTGGTGCTGGAGAACGAGGGCGAGCGCGATTTCGTGCTGGACCTCCAGGCGTTCTGCGAGTCCGAAAAGGGGAAGGAGTTCCTCAAGGACAAGGAGCTCTACCTGCTCCGCAACCTGAGTCGCGGCCGCGGCATCGGCTTCTTTGAGGCGGGCAACTTCTACCCCGACTTCATCCTCTGGCTGCTCGCTAACGGCAAGCAATATGTGACTTTTATTGACCCCAAGGGGCTGCGCAATCTCGAGGGACCGGAGGACCCGAAGATCCAGTTTCACCAAACGATCAAGGAGTTGAAAGATCAACTAGGCGATCCGGCAGTTGTCCTGAATTCGTTCATCATTTCCAGCACGCCTTTCAATCAGGTCAAATGGTGGAACGGGGGCATGGCCAAAGAAGGTTTTGAGGCACGGAACGTTTTTTTTCAGCGGGAGGACCAGAACACCTACATCGGGAAGCTGCTGACTCAAGTTACGCAAGGTTGAAAAAAGGCGATAAGATAGGGGTCTCCTCGTGCACCAGGAGACCCCTGGATGAGTTTGACACTCCCACGGCTAAAGCGCGTGGGAGTGTCAACGGGTAAGCTGGGGCCATGAACGCTCTGGCCATTTCTCCATCTCAACAGCGCGAGTTACAGGAATTCCTGGCCCGGGGAGAACCCGTGCGCATCCTCCCCCTGGAGGCCGAACTCACCACCCAGCAGGCAGCAGAGATCCTGGGGGTTTCCCGTCCCTATCTGATCCGCCTCCTGGAGGAGGGTAAGATCCCCCACCGCAAGGTAGGAAGCCACCGCCGCGTGCTGGCCTACCGGGAGACCTCGAGGCGGCAGGGGCGTGAGCTGTTGGACCGGCTCATCGCCGAAAGCCAGGCGCTCGGCCTCGACCGTCCGCACGCCAGCGACTAGAACACCTCCGGCAGCGCCCTAGCGGCCTCCTCCAGGCGCTTCCTGGAGACGTGCACGTAGATCTGGGTGGTGGCGATGGAGGCGTGGCCCAGGAGCTCCTTCACCTCGTCGATCCCCCGCCCCGCCTCCATCAGCGCCGAGGCGTAGGAGTGGCGCAGCTTGTGGGGGGTGAGCCGGGCCCAGTCCTTGAGCCCCGCCCGCCGGGCCACCCGCTTGAGCATGGCCTGCACCGTGCGGGCCGGGAAGGGCTTCCCCCGCTCCCTCCCCGCGGTGTGGCTCCACAGGTAGGGGCTGGTGGGGTGGCCCTCCAGGTTGCGGTGCTTGAGCCACTGGAAGAGGGCCCGCTGGGCGGTGGGGGAGAGCACCACCACCCGCTCCTTATTGCCCTTGCCCAGCACCCGCACCGCGTGGGGCACCCCGTCCTGGTAGGT
This window of the Meiothermus cerbereus DSM 11376 genome carries:
- a CDS encoding helix-turn-helix domain-containing protein is translated as MNALAISPSQQRELQEFLARGEPVRILPLEAELTTQQAAEILGVSRPYLIRLLEEGKIPHRKVGSHRRVLAYRETSRRQGRELLDRLIAESQALGLDRPHASD
- a CDS encoding tyrosine-type recombinase/integrase, encoding PPEVARLLEAAYKNRSPRQGLRDWALLAFLYGTGLRISEALSLTYADLTYQDGVPHAVRVLGKGNKERVVVLSPTAQRALFQWLKHRNLEGHPTSPYLWSHTAGRERGKPFPARTVQAMLKRVARRAGLKDWARLTPHKLRHSYASALMEAGRGIDEVKELLGHASIATTQIYVHVSRKRLEEAARALPEVF